A genomic region of Thunnus albacares chromosome 2, fThuAlb1.1, whole genome shotgun sequence contains the following coding sequences:
- the rusc2 gene encoding iporin isoform X1, giving the protein MDSPPKLSGETLIVHHIPLVHCQVSGGRQGGCGGSLKRSNPFSPPENLGLSRTTSLPERDVLQREALLYSSLIHTSSGSWSSHNRGRERKGGGKGGSTASDDSSFTSSTSEDQLITAHTLPRAKPRNRNPLRHNPFLLNTEDDEDEEEEEDDGDNLSGYLEDSSFHLHSDTNSALDDGIAPFHLHDLGFAPEPFLLHSSVGGSSRESLRGVVSDLSTHLEDLDVLGLDSQRRHGSSGSNMSMDCGEHDWGDDDEEDEDHPMRCGRSSKTGSYSSTSSTQHCSCCVLSQNYPQHFPEAFPEPFSECQQGYGSDSSCNSSDGVLVNFSAIYNKMNNSVPEKPAVSVPANLNSSTDLSCTSSVSDPQGNQRDSTGGAFYLDLHTSPTEPPQSQQQQPSCLGNNFPLIREPQLSTSSTCSCSVEHQGALDLDANCNSYHPPHFGSSGDLASCLQSQARLVVATQNYYKLVTCDLSSQSSPSPAGSSVNSCSDEHSKGSPTPTQPSEYFLFRQRAEEGVEEEDEDGESTRRDDDDNDNNEEDEVVEEEEEEEEEKTEQAAGEGEAAPSVIEGQVYVNVSPPVAGRGVIGASSSASGSRPRSRSYDRNLDKSPSPRLGSLERMLSCPVRLSEGIAPAPPPPPRVTSFAEIARSKRRNGGSGGSPSMKAAADPFSSTHSHSSVDFSPILEQRVEVDAHSLSPVPFTRCYSQGSIERHLEGARETRAKAEGLSSSSESRLAVVRYSKDQRPTTLPIQPFTFQHQFASKPPQPKPLLPLLTGYVSGMQARSGSGSGSGSGSGSGSGGPGGEDGEDAAENVHRYQGALTAAAPPPGTVRPSPLGSYSPVRLHGAPSSGTCSTCTPSPQPAHSLSCPLSAGLSPLHSPQTAKQSAGSGPLPPTPPPSSLGAKRGTVPPILPAVQGHCFHRGALTGLPALPSDTLSPLGCLEPGNHMEGSKGSGARTQNAHHLSPQALKWREYRRRNPLGVERVSGGHSAASSATMSGSLEPRRGGGQRLARRNVFDFPSVPSGHALGRLNAMGQSAKQLQQSYSDFLPDYFSLTEKPPEEFCLSPDASSSSSSCSSTQSHISVDLTQKRGLVKAVNTAVDLIVAHFGTSRDPDVKAKLGNSWVSPNVGHLILKYLCPALHEVLQDGLKAYVLDLIIGQRRCQPWSLVEASTQLGPSTRVLHSLFSKVSQFSELTSHSMRLNAFIFGLLNLKSLEFWFNHLYTHEDIIAVHYNPWGFLPLSQGACQPLFEELLLLLQPLSLLPFDLDLLFEPHLLQKGQEHLRRKEQLCSAGQSVDQSTRSTFQLMRGWSTTVSEMVRDSSAEVKKEKAGLRREGTWPRMLRKEGATTESVTPGPVSRPSTMEVGFANLWKERGMGGQRVKGVGQESVGESEDGQEKDRRKERERDPVDEGRQRQERQAGWWYQLMQSSQVYIDQSTEGSKFVKTEKRKKSSERRRGQLPPTREGVVEGAESSQEGEGYRSRKSSSSSSGESAGSRGRPSWMGSPPESVLNQDKVTKSLEVTGTETQAAAQEDSPSQGQGLRWGRLFGSSVGSPTRVEGAEQRAKTQKTRPPSGWLGLDRSVLDLVAQTIGAGSGKKTELPATPSHTQSTPPPTSAQPTEARQQSLCEVRALCHHIATEPGQLSFNKGDILRVLSKADPDWLLCSLGSSQGLVPIIYVTLNSMEDSHDATGLGQC; this is encoded by the exons ATGGACAGCCCTCCTAAGCTGTCTGGCGAGACCCTGATCGTGCACCACATCCCTTTGGTGCACTGCCAGGTGTCAGGGGGGCGGCAGGGTGGCTGCGGGGGCTCTCTGAAGAGGAGCAACCCGTTCAGCCCGCCGGAGAACCTGGGCTTGAGTCGTACCACCTCGCTTCCCGAGAGAGACGTCCTCCAGAGAGAGGCTCTGCTTTACAGCAGTCTGATCCACACCTCCAGCGGGTCCTGGTCCTCGCacaacagagggagagagaggaagggtggCGGGAAAGGAGGCAGCACAGCGAGCGATGATTCATCGTTTACCTCCAGCACTTCAGAGGACCAGCTGATCACAGCTCACACGTTACCCAGAGCCAAGCCGAGGAACAGGAATCCGTTGCGTCATAATCCATTCCTGCTTAATACCGAAGACGAcgaggatgaagaagaagaggaggatgatggtGACAACCTGAGCGGTTACCTTGAAGACTCCTCTTTTCACCTCCACAGTGACACTAACTCTGCCCTCGATGATGGGATCGCTCCTTTCCACTTACACGACCTGGGCTTTGCTCCGGAGCCCTTCCTCCTGCACAGCTCGGTCGGAGGCAGCAGCCGGGAGTCCCTGAGGGGCGTGGTCTCGGATCTCTCCACCCACCTGGAGGACCTGGACGTCCTAGGGTTGGACAGCCAGCGCCGCCACGGCAGCAGCGGTTCCAACATGTCCATGGATTGCGGAGAACACGACTGGGGCGATGACGACGAAGAGGATGAAGATCACCCTATGCGGTGCGGACGAAGCAGCAAGACGGGTTCGtactcctccacctcctccacccagCACTGCTCCTGCTGCGTACTCTCCCAAAACTACCCTCAGCACTTCCCCGAAGCCTTCCCAGAGCCTTTCTCAGAGTGCCAGCAAGGCTACGGCAGCGACTCCTCGTGCAACAGCTCTGACGGCGTGCTCGTCAACTTCAGCGCCATTTACAACAAGATGAACAACAGCGTCCCGGAGAAACCGGCGGTCTCCGTGCCCGCCAACCTCAACAGCTCCACCGACCTCTCCTGCACCTCGTCCGTTTCCGATCCACAAGGAAACCAGCGGGACTCAACCGGAGGGGCTTTTTATTTAGATCTCCACACTTCGCCTACCGAACCTCCCcagtcacaacaacaacaaccctcCTGCCTCGGCAACAACTTCCCCCTCATCCGAGAACCACAACTGTCCACTTCCTCCACCTGCTCCTGCTCCGTAGAGCACCAGGGCGCCCTGGACCTCGACGCTAACTGCAACTCCTATCACCCTCCGCATTTCGGCTCGTCCGGTGACCTCGCGTCTTGCCTGCAGAGTCAGGCCCGCCTGGTCGTCGCCACACAGAACTATTACAAGCTGGTCACCTGTGACCTCTCGTCCCAGTCGTCCCCGAGTCCCGCAGGCTCTTCGGTCAACAGCTGCTCTGACGAGCACAGCAAGGGAAGCCCCACCCCGACTCAGCCCAGCGAGTACTTCCTGTTCAGGCAGCGGGCTGAGGAGGgtgtggaggaagaggatgaagatgGAGAGTCAACTAGG AGAGATGACGATGACAACGATAACAATGAAGAGGACGAggtggtagaggaggaggaggaggaggaggaggagaagaccGAGCAGGCGGCCGGCGAGGGTGAAGCAGCTCCTTCCGTGATCGAAGGTCAGGTGTACGTCAACGTCTCCCCTCCCGTCGCCGGCCGGGGTGTCATCGGTGCCTCTTCCTCCGCCTCCGGCAGCCGCCCCCGTTCACGCAGCTACGACCGAAACCTGGACAAGTCTCCGTCTCCTCGCCTCGGCTCTCTGGAGCGTATGCTGAGCTGCCCCGTCCGGCTCAGCGAGGGCATCGCCCCGGCCCCGCCCCCTCCCCCGAGGGTCACATCCTTCGCGGAGATCGCCAGAAGCAAGCGAAGAAACGGAGGCTCGGGGGGGTCGCCGTCGATGAAGGCGGCCGCGGACCCCTTCTCCTCCACCCACTCCCACTCCTCGGTGGATTTTTCTCCCATCCTGGAGCAACGCGTGGAGGTCGACGCTCACAGCCTGTCACCTGTACCCTTCACCAGATGTTACAGCCAAGGCAGCATAGAGAGACACCTGGAGGGGGCGAGGGAGACACGGGCCAAGGCTGAAG GTCTCTCCAGCTCCTCAGAAAGCCGCCTGGCGGTGGTCCGCTACAGTAAGGACCAGCGTCCCACCACCCTCCCCATCCAGCCCTTCACTTTCCAGCATCAGTTCGCCTCCAAGCCTCCACAGCCCAAACcgctgctccctctcctcacAGGCTACGTCTCTGGGATGCAGGCCCGCTCCGGTTCCGGCTCTGGATCCGGCTCCGGATCCGGCTCCGGCTCTGGAGGTCCGGGAGGGGAGGATGGCGAGGATGCAGCTGAAAACGTGCACAGGTACCAGGGTGCTTTAACTGCAGCGGCGCCTCCTCCCGGAACAGTACGGCCTTCTCCTCTCGGGAGCTACTCCCCGGTCCGCCTCCACGGGGCACCCAGCTCCGGGACCTGCTCCACCTGCACCCCGAGCCCTCAGCCGGCACACAGTCTCTCCTGCCCGCTCTCCGCAGGCCTCAGTCCCCTGCACTCCCCGCAGACCGCCAAGCAGAGCGCGGGGTCAGGGCCGTTACCGCCTACGCCTCCGCCTTCGTCTCTGGGGGCAAAGAGAGGGACGGTGCCACCGATTCTGCCGGCGGTGCAGGGACACTGTTTCCACCGCGGAGCTCTGACCGGTTTACCGGCGCTGCCCAGCGACACACTGAGTCCGCTGGGATGCCTCGAGCCCGGGAACCACATGGAGGGAAGCAAAGGATCTGGAGCCAGGACACAAAATG CTCACCACCTCTCTCCCCAGGCTCTGAAGTGGAGGGAGTACCGTCGTCGAAACCCTCTTGGGGTGGAGAGGGTCTCCGGCGGCCACTCCGCCGCCTCGTCTGCCACCATGTCTGGTAGCTTGGAACCTCGTAGGGGCGGGGGACAACGCCTCGCCAGACGCAACGTGTTCGATTTCCCTTCGGTCCCCTCTGGCCACGCGCTGGGACGGCTTAATG caaTGGGCCAATCAGcgaagcagctgcagcagagctaCAGCGACTTCCTGCCGGACTATTTCTCCCTGACCGAGAAGCCGCCGGAGGAGTTCTGCCTGTCCCCCGACGCCTCgagctcctcttcctcctgctcctccacgCAGTCCCACATCTCCGTCGACCTGACGCAGAAGAGAG GTTTGGTGAAAGCCGTGAACACAGCGGTGGATCTGATTGTGGCGCACTTTGGCACCAGTCGAGACCCAGATGTGAAG GCTAAACTGGGCAACAGCTGGGTGAGTCCCAATGTGGGTCACCTCATCCTGAAGTACCTGTGCCCAGCCCTGCACGAGGTGCTGCAGGACGGTTTGAAAGCCTACGTCCTGGACCTGATCATCGGACAACGGCGTTGTCAGCCCTGGAGCCTGGTGGAGGCCTCCACACAGCTGG GCCCGTCCACGCGTGTTCTCCACAGTCTTTTCTCAAAGGTGAGCCAGTTCTCGGAGCTCACCAGCCACAGCATGAGGCTCAACGCCTTCATCTTCGGCCTGCTCAA CCTGAAATCTTTGGAATTCTGGTTCAATCACCTCTACACACATGAAG ACATTATAGCAGTGCACTACAACCCCTGGGGTTTCCTTCCCCTGTCGCAAGGGGCGTGCCAGCCTCTCTTCGAggagctcctcctcctgctgcagccGCTGTCGCTCCTCCCCTTCGACCTCGACCTGCTGTTCGAGCCGCACCTCCTCCAAAAGGGCCAGGAGCATCTCCGTCGCAAGGAGCAACTGTGCTCTGCGGGCCAGAGTGTCGACCAGTCAACCCGCTCCACCTTCCAGCTCATGAGAGGATGGAGCACCACTGTAAGCGAAATGGTTAGAGACTCGAGCGCCGAGGTGAAGAAAGAGAAGGCGGGGCTGAGACGAGAGGGGACGTGGCCGAGGATGTTGAGGAAAGAGGGGGCGACAACCGAAAGCGTCACACCCGGGCCTGTTAGTAGACCGTCAACGATGGAAGTAGGGTTTGCCAATCTttggaaggagagagggatgggCGGGCAGAGAGTGAAAGGTGTAGGACAAGAGAGCGTAGGAGAGAGTGAAGATGGACAagagaaggacaggaggaaggaaagagagagggatcCGGTGGACGAGGGGCGTCAGCGGCAAGAGAGACAGGCCGGCTGGTGGTACCAGCTCATGCAGTCTTCTCAGGTCTACATCGACCAATCCACAGAGGGGTCAAAGTTCGTcaagacagagaagaggaagaagtcaTCAGAGAGACGACGGGGCCAACTACCACCTACCAGAGAGGGTGTTGTGGAAGGGGCAGAGTCGAGccaggagggggaggggtacagaagcaggaaaagcagcagTAGCTCCAGCGGCGAGTCGGCTGGATCCAGGGGAAGGCCTTCATGGATGGGCAGCCCACCAGAGTCTGTTCTCAATCAGGACAAAGTGACAAAATCTCTGGAGGTTACAGGGACTGAAACTCAAGCTGCAGCCCAGGAGGACAGCCCCTCACAGGGACAGGGTTTGCGCTGGGGCAGGCTTTTTGGATCAAGCGTTGGCTCTCCTACAAGGGTGGAGGGAGCTGAACAGAGAGCAAAAACTCAAAAGACTAG gcCACCATCAGGTTGGCTCGGTCTGGACAGGTCTGTTCTCGACCTCGTAGCTCAGACTATCGGAGCGGGAAGCGGGAAGAAGACGGAGCTTCCAGCCACACCTTCTCACACCCAAAGTACACCTCCGCCGACGTCAGCCCAACCGACTGAAGCCAGACAACAGTCTCTGTG TGAAGTACGAGCATTGTGTCACCATATAGCCACCGAGCCCGGTCAGCTGAGCTTCAACAAGGGCGACATCCTGCGGGTCTTGAGTAAGGCCGATCCTGACTGGCTGCTCTGCTCCCTCGGCTCCAGCCAGGGCTTGGTTCCAATCATCTACGTCACCCTCAACAGCATGGAGGACAGCCACGACGCCACCGGGCTGGGCCAGTGCTGA
- the LOC122967394 gene encoding eotaxin-like: MAPWGNAKLFFCILLVTCYCAVTLAEVAVDCCYEVSDKEVEKRAVADYRRQVGGQGCPIDAVILLTRHERKLCVSPNQPWIKGMMKHVDHLKKFCKQKNYKGIRCFGVKPV; this comes from the exons ATGGCTCCGTGGGGTAACGCCAAGCTCTTCTTCTGCATCCTCTTGGTCACCTGCTACTGCGCAG tgacTTTGGCGGAGGTAGCAGTGGACTGCTGCTACGAAGTCTCCGACAAGGAAGTTGAAAAACGTGCTGTCGCAGACTACAGACGTCAGGTCGGGGGACAGGGCTGCCCTATTGATGCAGTGAT TTTACTGACCAGACATGAGAGGAAACTCTGTGTGTCTCCCAACCAGCCATGGATCAAAGGGATGATGAAGCATGTGGATCACTTGAAGAAATTCTGCAAGCAAAAAAACTACAAG ggcATACGCTGCTTTGGAGTGAAGCCTGTGTAA
- the rusc2 gene encoding iporin isoform X2 encodes MDSPPKLSGETLIVHHIPLVHCQVSGGRQGGCGGSLKRSNPFSPPENLGLSRTTSLPERDVLQREALLYSSLIHTSSGSWSSHNRGRERKGGGKGGSTASDDSSFTSSTSEDQLITAHTLPRAKPRNRNPLRHNPFLLNTEDDEDEEEEEDDGDNLSGYLEDSSFHLHSDTNSALDDGIAPFHLHDLGFAPEPFLLHSSVGGSSRESLRGVVSDLSTHLEDLDVLGLDSQRRHGSSGSNMSMDCGEHDWGDDDEEDEDHPMRCGRSSKTGSYSSTSSTQHCSCCVLSQNYPQHFPEAFPEPFSECQQGYGSDSSCNSSDGVLVNFSAIYNKMNNSVPEKPAVSVPANLNSSTDLSCTSSVSDPQGNQRDSTGGAFYLDLHTSPTEPPQSQQQQPSCLGNNFPLIREPQLSTSSTCSCSVEHQGALDLDANCNSYHPPHFGSSGDLASCLQSQARLVVATQNYYKLVTCDLSSQSSPSPAGSSVNSCSDEHSKGSPTPTQPSEYFLFRQRAEEGVEEEDEDGESTRRDDDDNDNNEEDEVVEEEEEEEEEKTEQAAGEGEAAPSVIEGQVYVNVSPPVAGRGVIGASSSASGSRPRSRSYDRNLDKSPSPRLGSLERMLSCPVRLSEGIAPAPPPPPRVTSFAEIARSKRRNGGSGGSPSMKAAADPFSSTHSHSSVDFSPILEQRVEVDAHSLSPVPFTRCYSQGSIERHLEGARETRAKAEGLSSSSESRLAVVRYSKDQRPTTLPIQPFTFQHQFASKPPQPKPLLPLLTGYVSGMQARSGSGSGSGSGSGSGSGGPGGEDGEDAAENVHRYQGALTAAAPPPGTVRPSPLGSYSPVRLHGAPSSGTCSTCTPSPQPAHSLSCPLSAGLSPLHSPQTAKQSAGSGPLPPTPPPSSLGAKRGTVPPILPAVQGHCFHRGALTGLPALPSDTLSPLGCLEPGNHMEGSKGSGARTQNAMGQSAKQLQQSYSDFLPDYFSLTEKPPEEFCLSPDASSSSSSCSSTQSHISVDLTQKRGLVKAVNTAVDLIVAHFGTSRDPDVKAKLGNSWVSPNVGHLILKYLCPALHEVLQDGLKAYVLDLIIGQRRCQPWSLVEASTQLGPSTRVLHSLFSKVSQFSELTSHSMRLNAFIFGLLNLKSLEFWFNHLYTHEDIIAVHYNPWGFLPLSQGACQPLFEELLLLLQPLSLLPFDLDLLFEPHLLQKGQEHLRRKEQLCSAGQSVDQSTRSTFQLMRGWSTTVSEMVRDSSAEVKKEKAGLRREGTWPRMLRKEGATTESVTPGPVSRPSTMEVGFANLWKERGMGGQRVKGVGQESVGESEDGQEKDRRKERERDPVDEGRQRQERQAGWWYQLMQSSQVYIDQSTEGSKFVKTEKRKKSSERRRGQLPPTREGVVEGAESSQEGEGYRSRKSSSSSSGESAGSRGRPSWMGSPPESVLNQDKVTKSLEVTGTETQAAAQEDSPSQGQGLRWGRLFGSSVGSPTRVEGAEQRAKTQKTRPPSGWLGLDRSVLDLVAQTIGAGSGKKTELPATPSHTQSTPPPTSAQPTEARQQSLCEVRALCHHIATEPGQLSFNKGDILRVLSKADPDWLLCSLGSSQGLVPIIYVTLNSMEDSHDATGLGQC; translated from the exons ATGGACAGCCCTCCTAAGCTGTCTGGCGAGACCCTGATCGTGCACCACATCCCTTTGGTGCACTGCCAGGTGTCAGGGGGGCGGCAGGGTGGCTGCGGGGGCTCTCTGAAGAGGAGCAACCCGTTCAGCCCGCCGGAGAACCTGGGCTTGAGTCGTACCACCTCGCTTCCCGAGAGAGACGTCCTCCAGAGAGAGGCTCTGCTTTACAGCAGTCTGATCCACACCTCCAGCGGGTCCTGGTCCTCGCacaacagagggagagagaggaagggtggCGGGAAAGGAGGCAGCACAGCGAGCGATGATTCATCGTTTACCTCCAGCACTTCAGAGGACCAGCTGATCACAGCTCACACGTTACCCAGAGCCAAGCCGAGGAACAGGAATCCGTTGCGTCATAATCCATTCCTGCTTAATACCGAAGACGAcgaggatgaagaagaagaggaggatgatggtGACAACCTGAGCGGTTACCTTGAAGACTCCTCTTTTCACCTCCACAGTGACACTAACTCTGCCCTCGATGATGGGATCGCTCCTTTCCACTTACACGACCTGGGCTTTGCTCCGGAGCCCTTCCTCCTGCACAGCTCGGTCGGAGGCAGCAGCCGGGAGTCCCTGAGGGGCGTGGTCTCGGATCTCTCCACCCACCTGGAGGACCTGGACGTCCTAGGGTTGGACAGCCAGCGCCGCCACGGCAGCAGCGGTTCCAACATGTCCATGGATTGCGGAGAACACGACTGGGGCGATGACGACGAAGAGGATGAAGATCACCCTATGCGGTGCGGACGAAGCAGCAAGACGGGTTCGtactcctccacctcctccacccagCACTGCTCCTGCTGCGTACTCTCCCAAAACTACCCTCAGCACTTCCCCGAAGCCTTCCCAGAGCCTTTCTCAGAGTGCCAGCAAGGCTACGGCAGCGACTCCTCGTGCAACAGCTCTGACGGCGTGCTCGTCAACTTCAGCGCCATTTACAACAAGATGAACAACAGCGTCCCGGAGAAACCGGCGGTCTCCGTGCCCGCCAACCTCAACAGCTCCACCGACCTCTCCTGCACCTCGTCCGTTTCCGATCCACAAGGAAACCAGCGGGACTCAACCGGAGGGGCTTTTTATTTAGATCTCCACACTTCGCCTACCGAACCTCCCcagtcacaacaacaacaaccctcCTGCCTCGGCAACAACTTCCCCCTCATCCGAGAACCACAACTGTCCACTTCCTCCACCTGCTCCTGCTCCGTAGAGCACCAGGGCGCCCTGGACCTCGACGCTAACTGCAACTCCTATCACCCTCCGCATTTCGGCTCGTCCGGTGACCTCGCGTCTTGCCTGCAGAGTCAGGCCCGCCTGGTCGTCGCCACACAGAACTATTACAAGCTGGTCACCTGTGACCTCTCGTCCCAGTCGTCCCCGAGTCCCGCAGGCTCTTCGGTCAACAGCTGCTCTGACGAGCACAGCAAGGGAAGCCCCACCCCGACTCAGCCCAGCGAGTACTTCCTGTTCAGGCAGCGGGCTGAGGAGGgtgtggaggaagaggatgaagatgGAGAGTCAACTAGG AGAGATGACGATGACAACGATAACAATGAAGAGGACGAggtggtagaggaggaggaggaggaggaggaggagaagaccGAGCAGGCGGCCGGCGAGGGTGAAGCAGCTCCTTCCGTGATCGAAGGTCAGGTGTACGTCAACGTCTCCCCTCCCGTCGCCGGCCGGGGTGTCATCGGTGCCTCTTCCTCCGCCTCCGGCAGCCGCCCCCGTTCACGCAGCTACGACCGAAACCTGGACAAGTCTCCGTCTCCTCGCCTCGGCTCTCTGGAGCGTATGCTGAGCTGCCCCGTCCGGCTCAGCGAGGGCATCGCCCCGGCCCCGCCCCCTCCCCCGAGGGTCACATCCTTCGCGGAGATCGCCAGAAGCAAGCGAAGAAACGGAGGCTCGGGGGGGTCGCCGTCGATGAAGGCGGCCGCGGACCCCTTCTCCTCCACCCACTCCCACTCCTCGGTGGATTTTTCTCCCATCCTGGAGCAACGCGTGGAGGTCGACGCTCACAGCCTGTCACCTGTACCCTTCACCAGATGTTACAGCCAAGGCAGCATAGAGAGACACCTGGAGGGGGCGAGGGAGACACGGGCCAAGGCTGAAG GTCTCTCCAGCTCCTCAGAAAGCCGCCTGGCGGTGGTCCGCTACAGTAAGGACCAGCGTCCCACCACCCTCCCCATCCAGCCCTTCACTTTCCAGCATCAGTTCGCCTCCAAGCCTCCACAGCCCAAACcgctgctccctctcctcacAGGCTACGTCTCTGGGATGCAGGCCCGCTCCGGTTCCGGCTCTGGATCCGGCTCCGGATCCGGCTCCGGCTCTGGAGGTCCGGGAGGGGAGGATGGCGAGGATGCAGCTGAAAACGTGCACAGGTACCAGGGTGCTTTAACTGCAGCGGCGCCTCCTCCCGGAACAGTACGGCCTTCTCCTCTCGGGAGCTACTCCCCGGTCCGCCTCCACGGGGCACCCAGCTCCGGGACCTGCTCCACCTGCACCCCGAGCCCTCAGCCGGCACACAGTCTCTCCTGCCCGCTCTCCGCAGGCCTCAGTCCCCTGCACTCCCCGCAGACCGCCAAGCAGAGCGCGGGGTCAGGGCCGTTACCGCCTACGCCTCCGCCTTCGTCTCTGGGGGCAAAGAGAGGGACGGTGCCACCGATTCTGCCGGCGGTGCAGGGACACTGTTTCCACCGCGGAGCTCTGACCGGTTTACCGGCGCTGCCCAGCGACACACTGAGTCCGCTGGGATGCCTCGAGCCCGGGAACCACATGGAGGGAAGCAAAGGATCTGGAGCCAGGACACAAAATG caaTGGGCCAATCAGcgaagcagctgcagcagagctaCAGCGACTTCCTGCCGGACTATTTCTCCCTGACCGAGAAGCCGCCGGAGGAGTTCTGCCTGTCCCCCGACGCCTCgagctcctcttcctcctgctcctccacgCAGTCCCACATCTCCGTCGACCTGACGCAGAAGAGAG GTTTGGTGAAAGCCGTGAACACAGCGGTGGATCTGATTGTGGCGCACTTTGGCACCAGTCGAGACCCAGATGTGAAG GCTAAACTGGGCAACAGCTGGGTGAGTCCCAATGTGGGTCACCTCATCCTGAAGTACCTGTGCCCAGCCCTGCACGAGGTGCTGCAGGACGGTTTGAAAGCCTACGTCCTGGACCTGATCATCGGACAACGGCGTTGTCAGCCCTGGAGCCTGGTGGAGGCCTCCACACAGCTGG GCCCGTCCACGCGTGTTCTCCACAGTCTTTTCTCAAAGGTGAGCCAGTTCTCGGAGCTCACCAGCCACAGCATGAGGCTCAACGCCTTCATCTTCGGCCTGCTCAA CCTGAAATCTTTGGAATTCTGGTTCAATCACCTCTACACACATGAAG ACATTATAGCAGTGCACTACAACCCCTGGGGTTTCCTTCCCCTGTCGCAAGGGGCGTGCCAGCCTCTCTTCGAggagctcctcctcctgctgcagccGCTGTCGCTCCTCCCCTTCGACCTCGACCTGCTGTTCGAGCCGCACCTCCTCCAAAAGGGCCAGGAGCATCTCCGTCGCAAGGAGCAACTGTGCTCTGCGGGCCAGAGTGTCGACCAGTCAACCCGCTCCACCTTCCAGCTCATGAGAGGATGGAGCACCACTGTAAGCGAAATGGTTAGAGACTCGAGCGCCGAGGTGAAGAAAGAGAAGGCGGGGCTGAGACGAGAGGGGACGTGGCCGAGGATGTTGAGGAAAGAGGGGGCGACAACCGAAAGCGTCACACCCGGGCCTGTTAGTAGACCGTCAACGATGGAAGTAGGGTTTGCCAATCTttggaaggagagagggatgggCGGGCAGAGAGTGAAAGGTGTAGGACAAGAGAGCGTAGGAGAGAGTGAAGATGGACAagagaaggacaggaggaaggaaagagagagggatcCGGTGGACGAGGGGCGTCAGCGGCAAGAGAGACAGGCCGGCTGGTGGTACCAGCTCATGCAGTCTTCTCAGGTCTACATCGACCAATCCACAGAGGGGTCAAAGTTCGTcaagacagagaagaggaagaagtcaTCAGAGAGACGACGGGGCCAACTACCACCTACCAGAGAGGGTGTTGTGGAAGGGGCAGAGTCGAGccaggagggggaggggtacagaagcaggaaaagcagcagTAGCTCCAGCGGCGAGTCGGCTGGATCCAGGGGAAGGCCTTCATGGATGGGCAGCCCACCAGAGTCTGTTCTCAATCAGGACAAAGTGACAAAATCTCTGGAGGTTACAGGGACTGAAACTCAAGCTGCAGCCCAGGAGGACAGCCCCTCACAGGGACAGGGTTTGCGCTGGGGCAGGCTTTTTGGATCAAGCGTTGGCTCTCCTACAAGGGTGGAGGGAGCTGAACAGAGAGCAAAAACTCAAAAGACTAG gcCACCATCAGGTTGGCTCGGTCTGGACAGGTCTGTTCTCGACCTCGTAGCTCAGACTATCGGAGCGGGAAGCGGGAAGAAGACGGAGCTTCCAGCCACACCTTCTCACACCCAAAGTACACCTCCGCCGACGTCAGCCCAACCGACTGAAGCCAGACAACAGTCTCTGTG TGAAGTACGAGCATTGTGTCACCATATAGCCACCGAGCCCGGTCAGCTGAGCTTCAACAAGGGCGACATCCTGCGGGTCTTGAGTAAGGCCGATCCTGACTGGCTGCTCTGCTCCCTCGGCTCCAGCCAGGGCTTGGTTCCAATCATCTACGTCACCCTCAACAGCATGGAGGACAGCCACGACGCCACCGGGCTGGGCCAGTGCTGA